The Dreissena polymorpha isolate Duluth1 chromosome 2, UMN_Dpol_1.0, whole genome shotgun sequence nucleotide sequence GTGGGTTGAAAATTAGCGCATGACTGGTTTAATTGCTGATTTATTTAGACCCCAGTCAAaaacaaaaatgcataaaatgcTTTTTCAAAACGCAACAGATCTCAAACATATTCGACTTTTGTTCAATGGTATTGAGATAAAAGCATAACACATTTATCACAACATGTCTCAAAAATGAGAGTTTATTGCAAACAAATAGGAACAAGATAATTGGAAATTCCCATTTCGTGATTTTTAATCAATTACATTTGCGGTATCCTCCGTAGAACAATTACTGCGATGATAGTTAATTGAACACATCTAATGTGATAAATCTAAATATTTCAGAGCACATTACTAACGCTTCATgttatgatgattgttttatattgttatcaGAAATAGTTTCCAGGCGTTGATTTTAATAACATTATCAATTATGCGAAAACAATATAGCGCGACTAATGTTAAGTCGGATAGTGTCATGACAGTTCAAAGATAACAGAGCCTTAGGCCCACAAACATTGGTTTCCCTGCTTGAATCGACCATGACGTTTTAACATAAAAAACGTGTttgattgataaaaaaataaataaacaagcgatatgtttgtgaaacactatgtccccatatatttgacctttgaccttgaaggatgaccttgaccttgacctttcaccactcaaaatgtgcagctccatgagatacacatgcacgcaaaATACGtgaagttcctatcttcaatattgcagaagtcatggcaaatgttaaagtttgcacaaacaaacaaaccaacaaacaaaccaacagacagggcaaaaacaatatgtaccccacaatagtggtgggggacataaaaatgagtacaatacattttacatataaataGTGAGGGACGCCATTTCCACTGTTTACCACTAAACAAACTCGTGAACCTTTCACCCTTATAATATGTATGCGTGTAATGTCAAGATTGTAATGTCTTATTATTAAACGGTCAATACTATTCTGAATTGAGTTGTCTTACTTCGTCAATTCACTTAATAATCGACCAAGTACTTTCTTAAAGAGAACAGATTAATAATCTAGACATTTTTCTTCCGCTTGCGCAGATAGACGCCAGTCTTCGTAACAAGTAAATTGGTATTCATGAACACGTTGCGAAGATTATTCATGTGAGACTGCCTTGGAATCAGCTGTGTGGTTTCTTGCCTCGGAATCAACTGTTATGTTTCTTGCATGTACATTTGATCATTCTCTTACTTTATTCTTCCATTATATTGAAATTCTTACAATTATTCTATTTAAAAGGGAGCAATATTAATTACTTTATTGCATATGCCATCGTCAGAAATACTTCATTCATATATACTTCATTGTCACTTCATTATAACGACTAAGAAGCACATCGTATTTGAAAGAACGTGGGTTCCAAAGATTGGCATATTGATTCATTTTCGTTTCCGTATAGTATGGTTGGTCAATTTGAGACTTGTTACCATACTTAAGATGTGCTTTAAATATCTGCATTTTAGTTGCTTAAAATGTGTATGATCTTAGCAGGTGTATGTACTGAAAACGCAGTATACTGTAGAATATTTTATACGATTTTGTATGGTCATGACTCAGTAAATTGCTTGGAACATtatgtattattagttacactgtaaGTAACtaatggtgtatgggatatacaccctcagtaattgtCATACTATAAGAGAGCGAAGctcgactactcgattactcggggtgtatggaaaatacaccatgggcacgtgaccacTCTAATCGTATCGGATAAGGTGattttttgtaggaggtgagatataatgTATTTTCGGCAATGTATTGTGAATGTGTAAATTAAcgagtttaaaggggccttttcacagattttggcatttttttaacttattcattaaatgctttatattgataaatgtaaacattggatcataaaagctctagtaaaaaatcaagaaaaaaaataaaaaaaggaaaagaacattgcccggagcaggtttcgaaccagtgacccctagagtcctgccagagtcctgaagtaaaaacgctttagcctactgagctattccgccgagtacacattcttgatgtattttataccttatataagcaatcttcgtagtttcacaaaatttaacgacaaaaacataactctccaaattattcaatcgtttcgcgttgcaacgctttataatttttaggttttaaaatcgtcaaaaaatgcatataatggctatattagagcatggttaatgttcagtattactgtttcctcacaaatatcataactaaaacgaaaacttacgaatctgaaacaacttttttcaattttgtcaatttaccaaagcgtgaaaagatccctttaataacgTGTCAATACGATAATTGATTGAGTTGTGTATTAATGAaaaagtgatttatttatattacaaAGTATTTTCTTgacgaaaaaaaaatcataaatgcaCTAACTTAACTTCGTTTAATAAATCTCTGTAGTGCTCGCACAAGCTCTTTAGTTTAACTGTTCTGTATAATGATGctaatataaatattatgtatttatttgtgagtGCACGTTAACAAAGTAAATGATAAAATAGCACGattgaacatttaattaaaattctTTAAGTATTGGCATTGTATCGACACACCTCCCTCAACACAGCACCTTCATTAATAAGGAATGCGGTCAGGTTATTCTGATTGTCATatgttatcatttttattgttcTATAACGTTTAGTCGCGATGAAAGTAACATAAACATCCTGATATCGAATGTCATTCATTTATTATAGATGTCTCTGAAACGATAAAATGTCATATTTGATGGTTGTTCGaacaaatgtttttcaatatcaTAATTTATTGTGAGCAATAaagaataacattatttattatgaGCAAAAAGAAATACAGAATTGTTAATGGCTACGCAGTTACATTAAAACCATTGATTTATAACACATCCGtttgattatttgttttacttaGAAGACATGTAAAATTGTCCGAAAAACGGGTGTGgaattatttttttggaaatcatttgtattaacgcaataaaataagttttaagtCTTAACTGAATTTCCAAATTTAAACCAATACAACTGAAACCTTTTTAAAACTTTTCAAACGAATACTTTTGAAGAAAAGCATGACAGGTACTTGCTTTTCTAAGCTTTATACACAAAACACACAATCATGTATTATCCTATAGATTTATAACTCACTGGCCAAGTCACATAATGCTTTGCATAAACAGGTGCAGTGGTATGCATTCGCAACCAATCTGTTTCACTCCAATTAGCACGCACCGGTACATTGCTTTTCGTAGGGAATCGTCAGGAAAATCTTATAAAGGAAGTCTTTTCGTGCAACTTGTTCGTAGACAGATTTGATTCATCGCTTGTCGGTGTTATTGCCAAAGTATGTCGTCTTAATGAATATGGTgtcatttataactaatttaatattaTTGATGAATTTTAATCAGcgaaatagaaataataatttgGGTATCATTGGTCACGTtagatgttgttttttaaattcaagGTAATACAAACAAGTGTGTACATAAACCTTAAGTCGTTTACAATTTTAAATCTCATATTCTTGCGAAAACTATCATTATTAGAATCGCGCTTCCTATGTTCCTTTCAAAGTTTATTATTCTTATACTTGAATACAAATATTCAATCATCACCTTCTGCAAACTgcgtaaataaaatatattgggTCGCTGAAAGTGTTTCCAAAGATAACAAAAACCAATGAATGACATCTAAGCGTGCCTTTCCACGTTTCCTCGTGTATCAATGGAACACAAAACATAGAATTGAATACGTGTGTTACTAATGTTCAAGGCCATCcttgtttttacatttatttcGCAACAAATCCGCCTTAAAGTGCACGAATGAAATCAGCAGAAAGCATATCACACCCACGTATTTTCTTTACCTTTTGACATCAAAGGAATCATTAGCATGGCTTAAAAGTGGCAACAATGAAGAAGTTTATGGACTGCAGTCGAATAACATTTGGTGATCAATTATACAAATCAGCAGGGATTAGCCTATAGAGCATATTAAGAATGAAGACCACGCGCATGTTGACATGCGCTGACGTTTTTTCTTTACAAATGTCccatatttaaagaaaatgaagtAAAACTTATGTTCAAACTTATCACGCCATTTAAAAAAACAGACACGGTTAATATGATGCCAAGAATGAAATTTGCTGTCTTATACCTATGTATTTTGGCAATTGTTTTCAATCGCAGCCGTGGAACCCAATGTCCGGGAGAGTGTAGCAACGAGTGTAGTTTTAACAGTGAGGGAAATATCACTGAAGCCAACTGCACTGGAATCCGTCTGCAAAATCTTCCGAGAACTGCATTAAACCTGAATATCAAAGGACCAGTCAAACCGATTGATTTTCCGCTGGGAAGAATGTATTCTTACCATTTGTTTGGCATGACGAATCTACAATATTTGAAGATTGAGCATTACGGAATTACAAAACTTGAGCAAAACTGTTTTAATGCGCTATCCGCCTTGATAACTTTGGACCTAAGCAACAACGTGATTGTACAAATCGAAACCAGCCATTTCACTGGACTGTCCAGTTTGAAATATTTGCACCTACACCATAATTTTATAGAAATAAAAGATGATGCATTTAGAGGTATGTCTTCGTTAATTGACGTCGATTTGTCGCATAACAACATAGACCATCTTGACAATATTACTCTGCAAGGCCTAACCGGCGTAGAATCACTAAATctatcatttaataaaatatctgcGGTTGATGAAGCGGCACTAACAGATCTTAAAAAACTCACAGAAATAAGGCTCGGATACAATACAATTACTACTCTACCATCCGTCTTGTTCAAAGGACTAGCAAATCTTCGGGACATTGAACTTCAACACAATTCCATCCTTGACATTGAAGGCAACACATTCGGCAGCCTCCGTCTAGGTATGACGTTTTTTGTAATTAAGTATTATTATGCCGTTTATGCGTAATTCTGCATTTCATTCAATGCGTAATTATTCTTAATCTTTCTACTGCTTTAAGAcgtgataattataataaataaatatattgcaatcatttaacaaaacaatccaCGACCTATGCACCGCTACAAAAGATCACACATTATTATATGCGCGCGATTTTATTATTGACACACTGCATCTATTAGGTATTTTTATCGcgattaattttaaacaaaaagtgtatatatatatattaagtaatttaCTTCAAATGTGAAGTCAAGCGATacatcaatattttaattgactGTTTTGATACCAATGTCGCAACATATATGTTGAAAATATATTACGATACATGTAAACAAttacttttaattatattatttaataataaaatcttaaatACGCGCTATTAAGTTGCAAACATTAACCTTATTCAACAATCCGAATTCTCTATGaatgaatttaaacatttgtttttataaacttgtTTACATTTCAGACGGTCTTAATTTAATGGATAATACAATCGGAGCGATCGCCCCTTCTGCATTTGATGAAAGTTCCATCGGAGAAGTCCACCTAGAGAACAACAATCTTAAATCCCTGCCAGAAAGCGTCCTGACCATCTTCAGTAAATCTTCGTCCGTTTTCCTTTTCAACAATTCTTGGATCTGTAACTGCACGGAGAACTGGTTCAGAGACATCGCTTCATTATCAAACCCGAAACCAAAATGTGCTGAACCAAGAAACTATACCGAAATGACACTTTCCGACTTCTTTGGCAAGTTTACTGAACTGTGTCAACCCGAGGCTGTTACTGCTCATCGTACAGACACGGATTCAGACACAAACAAAGGCGCTATGATTGCTGGAATTATTTGTGGTATATTTATGTTGGCGTTGTTGATTgggcttttgttgttattgtacAAGAAGAAGAGACAGAGGGTAAAGCCACGAGACGAACAAAACACTCCTTCTGTTCATATTAACACAGTTAACACAGTTCCGACCTAAGTGTGGGTGaactttgttgattttttttatatatacgtGTATCACATTTATTTCATCAGGAAGTCAGACTAGTTCACTTGAAACTTgttattgtatataatattttatcttAGTATGCATATATCGGGATATGATTTCGCTTCAATAAACATCGAATAAATAAAGATATGCTCCTGTTGTCTAATGAATGattattttccattattaaaCGTCAGCAAAACTATCTTAACTCCCAACTCGTAATAGACTATATCCCTTAGACATTTCTTTAATTCTTCATAATGATACTCGTGTTATGAAACATTGACCTCTTGTTTTGCTAcactttgaacagccattgaTTTCAATTAGAGACAAATAAGAATGTGTCAAATAGCAGACCATTTATATATTTCACGTGTCCAATTCACACCAAAACATGGCGGTATTAACAATATCTTCTTCATTTTCTAATTCACCACCGTCAATTTTATCACAAATGTCATTTTGCGTTGGATTGTCTTTTGAGCATTTGACTTTGACGTCGTCAATACACACgccttttctttctttctttgcTTTTGTGGTCTGCTTACCACTCTGTGATGACACTCGTGTAGCCTCTGTGAGTACCGCAGATTTCAGATCCTCGAAAAATCTACTCATTATTTAAAAGGTATCCCAGCGCAACAACACATCTTGGACACAATCACGCTATACATTATACAGTAGACAAAAAGACCAAGGGTAATAATACAGACGAAATAAGTCGCAGTAAAAAATCATTAAACGGTGACAGTTTGAGAAACACTCTCTCAGGAGCTAAATAGGgctttaaagcctctataacgttcaaaatcaacgacaatttcgtaaagtatttcgtaaaataaagttaacacctaaacaatcagtatTCCCCATAGCAATTGCCACAATTTCAACTCTAGGTGTGGTATGATTagatagatttttgtagatactgaatgctcgtttttatttatttgtgacacaatttatTCCATGTTAAtatcccgcgaatatatctattcattcgacacacgaacactaaaatggtaccatgttagtggtCATGTGCCGTATGAATAGAGATCGgttcgggaaattaaaatggaattaaatatgcaaagcaataataaaaacgagcattttgtatctacacacaTCTATTtttccagaccacatctagcgttgaaatttcggcaattgccataaggaataatgaattttaattgtttagctttattttacgaaatagtgtacgaaattttcgttgattttgcgtagtaatgttactttaaacggTGACAGTTTGAGCAACATTCCACCAGTAGCTAAATAGGGCTTTAAAGACACAAATGTTTGGGCATGTAAATTGTATCGGAGATACAGATACATAATAACAAATACAGTTTCATAATTCTGCAAAAACTGAATTCTTGTCTCGACGCAAATCTAAATGTGTAGGTCATTCATTTGTGAAAGTTTGGGCGGGTTCCACCATTAGTTAAAGATGCTTTCCAAATATAAACGTACGTATGTACGTTATTATGCAAGAATGAACGGACAAGTACAAAGCTTAACTGCGGGAAGAAGACATTGTATATGGTAAACATAGCAGATTGTTTCTTAATATTCGCCGACACATACGTCCTTTCTGGCACGCATGTTGGTTAATGTTGAAAACAGTGTGCACTTTAACAAAAGTGGACCTTAGCaactttttaattaaacaaatatacgcCTCTTTTCTTTTGTCCaaatattatttcattcattattGGTTTCTCGCAGTTCGTTGATTCACCTTTTGTAGGCCTTAAAAACAGAATTGGGCTATGAATTAAGATAGCAAAACTCCAACAAATgtttaacacatgtttaaatggTTAAAGTAAAATTTTGCATCAATAACAACCGCTGAATTCAAACACTAGGTGTATATTTATGTCATGGTTTGCTTTTCAATTGAAATTGGCCATTGGAATCTTATTGCTTACATTTTCCTAACTAGCAACAGATGAATGTTTAATTCGTGCGTAACAATTCGATAAATGTTACTTTACATTTAATATGAACGCGAATGAACGATATAACTTAATCTAATAATGCATCCCAGTggttgtgtttaaaacatgtgctaaaatataacattatatcttttttcttttgataaatttcatttaacttggtatTTTTATTGGCCTCTTACGTTACAATTTCATTTTGTACCAGCCTCGTGTTAAATCTAGGCTGTGTTAAGGATGTAAACGTTTCTGTATACCTGTATATTTAATAGATCGTACGACTTTGACAAAGTATTATATCTTACCTTTCTATTCTGACCAAGTTGTCAGCAAGTTTCATGTTAGCCATGTCCACAATAAATTCGATGTACTTAAACGACATATGAAGTGGAATGCATAGaatcttcattttttatttaagaaaaaaatacattttggtcTGATATTTACTATATTTGAGATTCCCTTGACCAAGCTCTGTTATTAAACAAGCCATTCGAATACGTCAAACTGACATTTTTTGACTCGGTCAAAAGTTACAATATAGGTTTATTATACCTTACATCTTGTTTGCGTATGTTAACGTCCAAATCCGGCATTAATGTTATATACATAAATTCTGTGAGCGTGAATATAAAATAGAATATAGCAAGgcattattttatatcatttagaATCATTTCATGCTAATGGGAGCAATACAAATTACTGTATTGTTTAAACCATCGTCAGAACTCGCGGTCTATATACTGTATTGTCACTACATTCTATTGACTAAGACGCAAAGCGTATTTTAGAGAACATGGGTTCCAAAGATTTGCATACTGGTTCAATTTCGTTTCCTTATAGTATGGTTAGTCAATTTGAGACTCAGTGCCATACTTCACATGTGCTTAAAATATCTGCATTTGACATGCTAAAACATGTGTTATCGTATCAGGTGTATGTTCTGAAACCACAGTACACTGTAGAGTATTTTATACGATTGTGTATGGTCATGTTAGTAAATTGCTTGGAACAATGTGTATTAGGTATTCTCGGAAATGTATTGTGCACAGGTAAATTAGCGAGTTTAATAACGTGTCGATACGATAATTGATTGAGTTGTGTGTTAATGGAAAAGTGAGTTATTTATAAGATAAAGTATTTTCTGGACGAATAAAATCATAAATTCACTACCTTAACTTCGTTTAATAAATCTATTAAATACTTGCCCAAGCTCTTTAGTTTCACTGTTGATGTATTATGGtgcaaatacaaatattatgtattaattTGACAGTGCAAGTTAACAAAGTCAGTGGTAAAATAGCACGATTGAACATTGAATTAAAATTCTTAAAGTAGTGACGTTGTATCGACACACCTCACTCACCACAGCACCTTTATTAATAAGGAATGAGGTCGGTAGTTCTAATTGCGATATGTAATCATTTATATTGTCCACTAACGTTTGATGGCAATGAAAGTACTATTAGCATCCTGATATCGAATGCCATTAATATATTGTAGATTTTTCTGAAacgataaaatgttatatttgatcgtTGTTCGAACAAGTGTGTTGCGATATCATAATTCATTGtgagcaataaataaatacataatccATTATGAGCAAAAAAGAATTAAAGAATTGCTTATGGCTATGCAGTTGTATTAAAACAATGGATTTATAACACATCCGTTTGATCACTTGTTTTAGTTAGAAgacatgtaaaattatatgaacaaGAGGGCcggaaaggccaaaagtcgctcacctgagattcaaatgAACTGACCTAGTCTGTGCAGCTCAAGATGTCATAAGaataaaatgttcttaccaactttcatgactagtgaacaccctagTAGCCACGTTTTTCTACAGACCAAAAGCATTTTTATGCACATCAAAGATATCATGTATATAatattctaacaaagtttcatgagaattcatgaagccatataaggaaaaatgtgcAGCACCCTgttggccatatttttcaagcaacttgaaccattttcgaacttgtcctatATATCATTGGGAAAATCTTCTGTTGGTGttccatgatgatcggacaataattatggcttctatagtgttaacaaggttttactatagctatataaggaaaaatgccgcgtcccttggcggccatattttttcaccgaccggaaccattttcgaactcatccaagatatcattgggacaaatcgtctgaccaagtttcatgatgattggacaatgaatgtggcctctcgagtgtaaGTAAGGTTTTACtcaagcaatatatagccatattaggaacaagagggccatgatggccctgtatcgctccactgctgaaaaaaggctgaaacaaatattctcggcatgtgcaaatacttaaatataggccctatttaagcagaTGTACCCTtgtgtgaccccctgggctgggtcaaatttaaccccaggggcataatttgagcaaacttcgtagaggactattatatcttaatacatacaaaatgtggtagccctaggtcctagagttaaggacaataataatttaaagttttcacaaaataagcaagatataagcgtatataatattcaattttgtgacccgcgggtcagggtcaaatttgacccaaagggcataatttgaacaaacttggtagaggactataagatgttactgcataccaaatttggtagcaatagtccgaatggttttcgacaaaaagatttttaaagatttcacaaaataggcgctttattagcgtttattcaattttgtgacccccggggcaggttcaaagttgaccccagaggcattatttgaacaaatttggaagaggtttattagatgccactacataccaaatttggtagccctatgctcaatggttatggacaagaagctttttaaagttttcacaaaataggccccatataagcgtatgttcagttgtgtgaccccccgggcagggtcaaatttgacccaagtgacataatttgaacaaacttggtagagaactattagatgtcactacataccaaatttggtcgccctatgccttatggttaaggacaaaaagtttttaaagttttcacaaaataggcactatataagcatataatcgattttgtggccccaggGCAGTGTCAAATATGACCCTGGGGCATAATtagaacaaactaagtagagaactatacaatgtcactacataccaaattgtgtagccctaggcctaatggttatggacaagaaattgtttaaagttttcacaaaataggcattatataagcatatgttcaattgtgtgaccccgtggcagggtcaaatttaaccccagggataAAATATGAACAAATTTGGGAggagactattagatgtcactacatagcaaatttgatagtcctaggcccgatggttatggacaagagaatttttacaattttcacaatataggccttatataagcatatgatcaatattgtgaccccccggggcagggtcaaatttgaccccaggggcataatttgaagaaatttggtagaggactattagatgtctctacataccaaatttgatagccctatgcccaatggttatggacgggaagattttcaaagttttcacaaaataggccttatataagcacattttcatttgtgtgacccccggagcagggtcaaatttgaccccaggggcataatttgaacaaatttaaaagaggttcaccccaggaacattcctgagaaatttcatcagaattcgACCAGCAGTTTaagagaagatgtttaaaggaaaagttaacgcacggacggacgcacgcacgcacgacggacacaggaccatgacataagccccgctggcctttgtccagtggagctaaaaatgccccaccccctggtggccatgtttttcaaacaaccgaaAACATTTACGAACTcttcaaagatatcattgggacaaatcttctgaccaagtttcatgaagatcgaaaaataaatgtggcctctagagctttactatagccatataaggaaaaatgccccgcccccaggcggccatgtttttcaaccaaccggcataatttttgaaatcatccaagatattattaagataaatcttctggccaagtgtcatgaagatcggacaataaatgttgcctctggagtgttaacaagattttactctagccatatatagccatataaggaaaaatgccccgccccttggtggccatgtttttcaagcaaacgtaaccattttcgaactcatccaagat carries:
- the LOC127867454 gene encoding nyctalopin-like, coding for MMPRMKFAVLYLCILAIVFNRSRGTQCPGECSNECSFNSEGNITEANCTGIRLQNLPRTALNLNIKGPVKPIDFPLGRMYSYHLFGMTNLQYLKIEHYGITKLEQNCFNALSALITLDLSNNVIVQIETSHFTGLSSLKYLHLHHNFIEIKDDAFRGMSSLIDVDLSHNNIDHLDNITLQGLTGVESLNLSFNKISAVDEAALTDLKKLTEIRLGYNTITTLPSVLFKGLANLRDIELQHNSILDIEGNTFGSLRLDGLNLMDNTIGAIAPSAFDESSIGEVHLENNNLKSLPESVLTIFSKSSSVFLFNNSWICNCTENWFRDIASLSNPKPKCAEPRNYTEMTLSDFFGKFTELCQPEAVTAHRTDTDSDTNKGAMIAGIICGIFMLALLIGLLLLLYKKKRQRVKPRDEQNTPSVHINTVNTVPT